Proteins encoded together in one Urocitellus parryii isolate mUroPar1 chromosome 3, mUroPar1.hap1, whole genome shotgun sequence window:
- the Pon2 gene encoding serum paraoxonase/arylesterase 2, whose protein sequence is MGRLVSVGLMGMALALLGERFLALRNRLKATGEVESVDLPNCHLIKGIEAGAEDIDILPNGLVFFSVGLKYPGLHSFAPDKPGGILMMDLKEEKPRALELRISRGFDLASFNPHGISTFIDDDDTVYLFVVNHPEFKNTVEIFKFQEEENSLLHLKTIKHELLPSVNNIIAIGPRHFYATNDHYFSDPFLKYLETYVNLHWANVVYYSPNEVKVVADGFDSANGINISPDKKYLYVADMLAHEIHVLEKHPNMNLTQIKVLQLDTLVDNVSIDPSSGDIWIGCHPNGQKLFVYDPNNPPSSEVLRVQNILSEKPLVTTVYANNGSVLQGSSVAAIHDGKLLIGTLYHRALYCEL, encoded by the exons aaATCGACTTAAAGCCACCGGAGAAGTGGAATCTGTAGATCTTCCAAACTGCCACCTGATTAAAGGAATTG AAGCTGGTGCTGAAGATATTGACATTCTTCCCAATGGCCTGGTTTTCTTTAGTGTG GGTCTGAAATATCCAGGACTCCACAGCTTTGCACCAGATAAGCCTGGAGGAATACTAATGATGgacctaaaagaagaaaaacccagGGCACTGGAATTAAGAATTAGCCGGGGTTTTGACTTGGCTTCCTTTAATCCACATGGCATTAGCACCTTCATAGATGACG ATGACACAGTTTATCTCTTTGTTGTAAACCACCCGGAATTCAAGAATAcagtggaaatttttaaattccaagaagaagaaaattctcTGTTACACCTGAAAACAATCAAACATGAGCTTCTTCCAAg tgtaAATAATATCATAGCTATCGGACCAAGACATTTCTATGCCACCAATGACCACTACTTCTCTGATCCTTTCTTGAAGTATTTGGAAACATATGTGAACTTACACTGGGCAAATGTTGTTTACTACAGTCCAAATGAAGTTAAAGTGGTAGCAGATGGATTTGATTCAGCAAATGGGATCAATATTTCCCCTGATAAAAA GTATCTCTATGTTGCTGACATGTTGGCACATGAAATTCATGTTTTGGAAAAACACCCTAATATGAACTTAACTCAAATAAag GTACTCCAGTTGGACACACTGGTGGATAATGTATCTATTGATCCTTCTTCGGGGGACATCTGGATAGGCTGTCATCCTAATGGCCAGAAGCTCTTTGTGTATGACCCCAACAATCCTCCCTCATCAGAG GTTCTCCGCGTCCAGAACATCCTATCCGAGAAGCCTCTAGTCACTACAGTTTATGCCAACAACGGATCTGTCCTCCAGGGAAGTTCTGTGGCTGCAATACATGATGGGAAGCTGCTTATAGGCACTTTGTACCATAGAGCTTTGTACTGTGAACTCTAA